GAATCGGTGGCGAAGCGGTGGCCGCACTGGCGCAGTTCGGTGCGCAGTTCGATGTAGTTGAAGATCTCGCCGTTGAAGACCAGTTGCACCTGGCCATCGGCGCTGCCCATGGGTTGCGCGCCGCCTTCGGGGTCGATGATGGCCAGGCGCGCGTGGGCCAGGCCGATGGGGCCTTGGATCCAGGTGCCGCGGCCGTCCGGGCCTCGGTGGCTGAGCGTGCCGATCATGGCGTCGAGCTCGGCCCGTTCGGGGACGCGCCTGGGGTCGAAGACGCCTGCGATGCCGCACATCGTCAGCCCCTCCTCATGGCGCGCTGTGTGTCACAGCGCATCGCCATCGTCGCTCGCGTCGGTGAGGCTCCAGCGGGCCTGGGCCAGAAGCCGGGCCAGTGCCGGGTCGCGCGACTGCACGCCGCACAGGCGGCCTTCGTCGCCGTGCGAGGCCAGGAATCCCGCTTGCGCGGCCACGCGCTGCGCGGCGTGGTCCTGCAGGGTCACGCGCACGCAACTGCAGCGTTGAGCGGCGGCTTCGCGCACGGCTTCGTGCAGCAGGGCGTGCAAGGTGGCATCGCTGTCGTGATGCCAGTCGACCACGTGCAGTTCCGGTCGCCCGCGGTCGTCGGCGCCGATCGACCAGGCGATGAGGCCCACCACCGCGCCCTCGCGCCGCGCCAGGCGCAGCGAGAGGCCGCGGCGCGGGTTGCCCATCAGCCGTTGCTGCAGGTAGGCGCTGTCGCGCCGCAGGCGAACGCAGTCTGCGTCCTGGCCGCTGGGCACTGGCATGGCCGGGTCCAGCCGTGTGGCGCTCTCCACCGTGATACCGCGGGGACGGTGGCGACGCAGTGCGAGCCGCCGAAGCGCGAGTCCACCATTGGCCATCCGCATCACCAGCGGCAGGCCGGCCGCAGCGGGCCAGCGGCGACGCACGAAGGGCGCGAGGTCCAGCGGGTGCGTGAAGGTCAGGCGCGGGGGCAGCGGCTCGAACATGCGGCGCACGATGCCCGCGGAGTTGTGGTTGGCGCCCACCGCCAGCGTGAAGTCGTGGCGAGCGAGCATGGCCTGGTTGAGCCAGATGCCCAGGCCGGACTCCTGCGCTTCGGGACGGATCAGCAGGTCCATGACCTGCGCGCCCGACCAGGATTGGGCACCGAGCTCGGCGCGCAGTGCTTCCACGCCGATGATCGCCATGATCTGGCCCTGTGCCCGCAGGTACCACAGATCACCGAAGCCACCGCTGTCGCGCCCGAGCCGGTAGCGCCAGCGCAGGTAGGCGTGGTCGTCCCAGGCGCCGCGCAGATGTTCCTGCCGCAGCGCGACGATGTCGGGCAGATCGGCCAGCTGTGCGGGCTTCAGGGCGGCGGGCAGGGCTGCGGCCTCCCATCCGAGGCTGCGCGCCACCAGCCGCCCGAGTTTTTCGTGCTCGGGCAGGCGGGCCACGGGCGCGACGGAGCGCCGCACATCAACTGCTTTCAAACAGCACCCCATGCACCCGCAGGAAGGCCAGCACGTCGCCGATGCGGGTCATCTCGCGCGACACCTCGGCGGTCAGTTCCAGGCCGAAGCGCTCGTCGAGCTCGGCCATCAGCATGAGCGCTCCCATGGAGTCCCAGTCGTCGATGGCGTCGCGCTCCAGGTCCGCGTGCAGAGCGTCCACCGGCATGTTGAAGCACTCGGCCAGCATGCCCAAGGCGTCGCTCTCGGAGATCGGGGTCTGTGTTTTTTCACTCATCGGTTGCCTCTCATTGCAAGGCCAGGCCTTCGCCGTCGTCGTGCATCAGCACGGTGTGGCCGTCCACCTGGATCAAGGCCGAGGCCCAGGACAGACCCACGCCGTAACCCAGCAACATCCAGTGCTGGCGCTGACCGGTGGCCGGCGGGCTCAGGCGACGCGTCATGGCCACCGCCACCGAAGGGCCACCGCAATTGCCGCTGTCTTCGATCGACAAGGGCACGCGGTCCTCAGGCAGACCGCTCTTTTTCATGAGGTGCTTCATGATGAAGCGGTTCGATTGGTGGAACACGAACGCATCTACGTCGGCCACGGTCTTGCCCGCGAACGCCAAGGTCTCGGCAATCAGCGGGGGCACGCGCTTGATGGTGAAGTTGAAGATCGCCGCGCCGTCCATTTCGAGAAATCGGTGGCGCGGGTTGGCGGGCTCGCGGTCGCGGAAGCCGCCGCCGCGCAGGATCAGGCCCTCGGCACCGCTGCCATCGGTGTGCAGCACGAATTGCCCACCGGCGCCCGGACTGTCGTCGAGCTCCAGCGCTGTGGCAGAGCCCGCGTCGCTGAACAGCAGCACGGTGGCCTGGTCCTCGGGGCTCACGAAGCGGCTGGGCGTCTCGCCGTGCAGCATCAGCACGCGCTGGTGCCCGCCGCCGCGCAGCATGGTGGCCGCGATGTACAGGCCGTAGGGATAACCGGAGCAGCCCAGGCCGACGTCGAAGGCGGCGCAAGTGTCCGGCAGGCCCAGCCGCTGTTGCAGCAGACAGGCTGTGGAGGGCAGGAAGTGGTCTGGCGTTTGGGTGACGAAGATGAGCGCGCTCACGGTTTCGGGAGCCCAGCCCAGCCGCTCCATCAGGCGCGAGGCGGCGCGATGGCACAGGTCGGCCGAGGTGACCGACGGCGCAACGACGCGGCGCTCACGCACCCCCGCCATGGCCACCACCTTGCGCACATCCTCCGGTGGGAAGCCGAGAGTGGGGTCCAGGTTGTCGACGACCGCGGGAGGAAGACAGGTGCTGATCCCCGAAATACGGAATCCGCCGATGTTGGACTGGCTCACCCCAGGGTTCCTCCGCTCATTCTTGGGTTGGAAAGCCCGGCGGCGTCCCGCGCGCCGCGCGGGTTGCCGAGCGTCCAGCAGTATACGAGGCAGGTCTAAAGACTGGGGTATGCAGGCCGGAAGACGGGTGATATGTCACGAAATGCGCTGCAATGCGTCCTCGCGCCAGAACTGGAGCGCCGCGTAGTAGCCCTCCCACACGCAGCCGTTGCAGCCGCGTTCGCAGCAGGTGGTGGGTTCGGGCGGTGGCGCACGCAGCGCGGTGTCGAGATCGATCCCTTGTTGCCGCGCCCGGCTTCGCAGGTGGAACACCAGCGCTTGCGCGGTGGGCAGGTCCACCAGAGGAACGCTCAGAGGATCGTGCTGCACAAAGCGCGGCTGCTCGCGCCCTTCGAAAACCGCCACCTCGGCGAACATCGCCGCCGGCCGCACCCACAGCGCCCAGCCCCCGTACAGCGCGCGGTACAGCGTCATGCCCTGCAGGTCTTCGCTGTGGCGCACCGTGTCGAGCACCTCGTACCAGCGGCCCTTGTAGTGGCGGTACAGGCCGGGTGGGGTGGGATGCAATGGGGGCAGGTCGTCGGGCTCGGGCATGGCGGCGAGTGTAGACGTCAGGCCTTGATAGCAATGACGGGCTTGGGCACATAGAAGGCACCGCCCGCGGCCTTGAACGCGGCCGATTTCTCCGCCATGCCGCGCTCGGCGTACTCGCGCACATCCTGCGTGATCTTCATCGAGCAGAACTTCGGCCCGCACATGCTGCAGAAGTGCGCTTCCTTGCTGCTGTCCTTGGGCAAGGTCTCGTCATGGAAGTCGCGCGCGGTCTCCGGGTCCAGGCCGAGGTTGAACTGGTCGTGCCAGCGAAACTCGAAGCGCGCCTGGCTCATGGCGTCGTCGCGCGCGCGGGCGCCGGGGTGGCCCTTGGCGATGTCGGCGGCATGGGCGGCGATCTTGTAGGCGATCAGGCCTTGCTTCACGTCGTCGCGGTCGGGCAGGCCCAGGTGTTCCTTGGGCGTGACATAACAAAGCATGGCCGTGCCCATCCAGCCGATCATGGCCGCGCCAATGGCGGAGGCGATGTGGTCGTAGCCCGGCGCGATGTCGATGGTGAGCGGGCCCAGGGTGTAGAACGGCGCTTCGTGGCAGTGCTTCAGCTGCTCGTCCATGTTGGCCTGGATCAGGTGCATCGGCACGTGGCCCGGGCCTTCGATCATGGTCTGCACGTCGTGCTGCCACGCGGTCTGCGTGAGTTCGCCCAGGGTCTTGAGTTCGGCGAACTGGGCCTCGTCGTTCGCGTCGGACGCGCTGCCCGGACGCAAGCCGTCGCCGAGCGAGAAGCTCACGTCGTACGCCTTCATGATCTCGCAGATCTCCTCGAAGTGCGTGTACAGGAAGCTCTCCTGGTGGTGCGCGATGCACCACTTGGCCATGATGGAGCCGCCGCGCGATACGATGCCCGTGCGCCGGTTCGCCGTGAGGTGAATGAACGGCAGGCGCACGCCGGCGTGGATGGTGAAGTAGTCCACCCCTTGCTCGGCCTGTTCGATCAGCGTGTCCCGGTAGACCGACCAGCTGAGGTCTTCGGCCACACCGCCCACTTTCTCCAGTGCCTGGTAGATCGGTACCGTGCCGATGGGCACGGGCGAATTGCGCACGATCCAGTCGCGCGTGGTGTGGATGTTGCGGCCGGTGGAGAGGTCCATCACGTTGTCCGCGCCCCAGCGGATCGCCCATACCAGCTTGTCCACCTCTTCCTCGATGCTGGAGGTGACGGCCGAGTTGCCGATGTTGGCGTTGACCTTGACGAGGAAATTGCGCCCGATCGCCATCGGCTCCACCTCGGGGTGGTTGATGTTGGCCGGGATGATGGCGCGGCCGCGCGCCACTTCGTCGCGCACGAATTCGGGCGTGATCAACGCCGGGATGCGCGCGCCCATGGGGTTGCCGCGCAGGCGCTGTTCGCGGCCTGCGTCGGCCAGGTACTGGGCCATCCACTCGCGTTGGCCGTTCTCGCGCACCGCCACGTATTCCATCTCGGGTGTGACGATGCCGCGGCGCGCGTAGTGCATCTGCGTCACGTTCATGCCGCTGCGCGCGCGCTGCGGCGTGCGCTGCAGGCCGGCGGCCTGCGTGCGCAGGGCCTCGATGCGTTCGATGGTGGTGTTGTTCTGCTGCGCTTCGTTCTTGATGCCGTCGTCCAGCGCCTGGCGCGCGCGGCCTTCGTAGGTCTCGGTGTCGCCACGCGCGGCTATCCATGCGCCGCGCACGTCGGGCAGGCCACGTGTCACGTCGATGGGGGCCGATGGGTCCGAGTAGGGGCCCGAGGTGTCGTAGACCACGACGCGTTCGCCGTTGGTGAGCGCGATCTCGCGCATGGGCACGCTCACGCCAGGCTGTTGGCCGGGCACGTGGATCTTGCGGGAAGCGGGGAAAGGTTCGCGGCTGAGGGCGAACGGGATTTTTTCGGGGGCATTCATGGGGCAGGTCTCCGGTGGCGGTGGATGAACATCGGTCAAACAACGCTCCGGAGGACCGCCCCCAGGGTGGCAGGTGCGGGCGCGTGGCCCTCCCCCGTTGGATGGGAGGTTGGGCCAGGCCCGCATGCCGCTGCGGGGACATGCGCTCTTCTTTCGCCGGTACTAACCGGATCAAGTTCACGGGTTCGGCTTTCAAGCCGTCTCAGCGCCAGACCCTTGCAGGCCCGTGCACCCCGGAGCAGGGCGCAGTGTACTTCGGCCTCGCCCTGTTGCATCTGAAAGCTGGTCGCGTTTCGGGTACTCGATGCGTTGCGCTTCACGCCACTACCTCGCGAGGCGCGGACACCCGCGGAGCCGGGCACCCCGGTCGCCGCCGACCGATGCAGCCGGAGAAAGAACTCAGACGGCCACAGTACGGTGCAACACCGGCGTCTCCGGCACCGGATACCCCGCCGCGCCAAAGGTGCTCACCACCGCCTTGTGCGTGTCGAAGTAGACCTGCCAGTAGTGGTCGGTGTGCGTGTAGGGCCGCACGCACAGCAAGGGCCCTTCGGGTGTGAACTGGAGAATCTCCACATCGGGCGGGGGCGATGTGACCACGTTGGGAATGGCCGCCACCGCCGTGCGCAGGCGTGCCATCGCGTCGTTCACGTCCACGCCGTTGGCCACCTTGGCCACGCAGTCGACGCGGCGGTACGGCTCCTGGCTGAAGTTCTGGATGTTGTCGGCGAACACCTTGTTGTTGCCCACGATCGTCGTCACGTTGTCGGGTGTGAGGATGGTGGTGGCGAACAGGCCGAGCTCCTTCACCGTGCCCGTGGTGCCGCCGGCGCAGATGAAGTCGCCCACCTTGTAGGGCCGCAACACCTGCAGGAAGATGCCCGCCGCGAAATTGGCGAGCATGCCGCTCCAGGCCACGCCGATCGCCAGGCCCGCGCCGGCCAGCAAGGCCGCGAACGAGGTGGTGCGCACGCCGAAGATGTCCAGGATCGCGAGGATCAGGACGATGGTCAGCAGCACCGAGAGGATGGACTTGAGGTACTGGATCAGCGTCTGGTCGAGCTTGCGGCCCTTTTCCATGGCCTTGCCGATCAGCCCGACGGCGATGCCGATCAGCCAGCGTCCGACGACCCACGCCGCAATGGCGCCGAGCAGCTTGAGGCCGAAGTCGGCCCCCTGGGTGACAAGAAAACCCCAGATGACTTCCGTGTTCATAATGAGCCCTCCAAAAGACAACCACCAAACGATGCAGCGCTTGTTTCACCGATCCGGGATGGCAGATTCCTTCTTCTTCGTGGTCCCGCTCCCGACGGCCGACGCATTGTGCTCTCGGAGCGCCATTTTTGCAGCCATGGTGGTCGCATGAAGATGGGGGCCAACGCCGCCGCCCGGCAACGCCGCACGGTGCAGACCCTGCCCGAGGTCACCATCTCCGAAGACAGCGAAGTCCGCTTCCTGCATCTGGGCACCGAATGGATCCAGGGCTCCATGCTGCTGGACCAGCCGTTCGAGATCGAGCTCGACTACGTGCGCCGCATGATGGCCTGGTTGCTGTTCGTCGAGCCCGATTCGGTGCCCAAGCGCCGCGCGCTGCAGCTCGGCCTGGGCTCGGCCGCGCTCACCAAGTTCTGCTTCAAGAAGCTGCGCATGGACACGACCGCGATCGAGATCAATCCGCAGGTGCTGGCCGTGTGCCGCCAATGGTTCAAGCTGCCGGCCGATGGACCGCGCCTGCGCGTGCTCCTGGCCGACGCAGGTGAGGAGATCCGCCGCGCGCCCCACATCGGCGCCTACGACGCGCTGCAGGTCGACCTGTACGACCACGAGGCCGCCGCGCCCGTGCTCGACAGCCCCGACTTCTACGCCGATTGTCGCCACGCGCTCACCGACGATGGGTGCATGACGGTCAACCTCTTTGGCCGGGACGCGAGCTACGAACGCTCGTTGCAGAGCATCTGCGCCGCGTTCGGCGCGGATGCGGTGTGGGCCTTCAAGCCGACGCGCGAAGGCAACACCATCGTGCTGGCCCAGCGCACGGCCGAGCGGCCCACGCGCATGGCGCTGCTGGCCCGCGCCGAAGCGGTGAACGCGCGCTGGGGCCTGCCCGCCGAGAAATGGCTGCGCCTGTTCAAACCCGTATCCTGAGGGCCGCATGACGACCTTGCCCAAGCCATCGGCGCAGAAGAACTTCGACGGTCCGCTCGACTGGCGCACCCTGGTGGGCTGGCTGCGCGAGGACGGCGTGATCGGCCCCGAAGAGGCCGAGCGCACGATCGCGCGTTGCGCGTCCGCGCACAGTTCGCAGCACCCGCTGCAGCGCCTGGCGGTGGTGGGCATGGCGCGCGCGTCCGACCGGCATGTGCTCGACGTGGAGGCCCTGGCGCAATGGCTCGCGCAACGCAGTGGCCTGGCCTACATGCGCATCGACCCGCTCAAGGTCGACGTGGGCAAAGTGGCCGACGTGATGAGCGCGGCCTATGCCGAGCGGCACAAGGTGCTGCCGGTGATGGTGAGCCCGACCGAGGTGGTGGTGGCCACGGCCGAGCCCTTCATCCGCGACTGGGTGCCCGAGGTGGAGCGCCAGACCAAGCGCGCGGTGCGCCTCGTGCTGGCCAGCCCGCAGTCGATCAAGAGCTTCACCGGTGAATTCTTCGCGCTGGCCAAGTCGGTGCGCGCGGCGAGCAAGAGCGGCGGGCAGGGCGGCTTCGGCAGCTTCGAGCAACTGGTCGAACTGGGCAAAGCCAACAAGCAACTCGACGCCAACGACCAGGGCGTGGTGCAGGTGGTGGACTGGCTTTGGCAATACGCCTTCGACCAGCGCGCAAGCGACATCCACCTGGAGCCCCGGCGCGAGCAGGGCGTGATCCGCTTTCGCATCGACGGCGTGCTGCACCCGGTGTACCAGATGCCGATGGGTGTGATGAACGCGATGACCGCGCGCATCAAGCTCCTGGGGCGCATGGACGTGGTGGAGCGCCGCCGCCCGCAGGATGGCCGCATCAAGACGCTGCGCCCCGGCGTGGGCGGCGCCCGAGGCGACGAAGTGGAAATGCGCCTGTCCACGCTGCCCACCGCATTCGGCGAAAAGCTGGTCATGCGCATCTTCGACCCCGAGTCGACCGTGAAAGACCTGAGCGCGCTGGGCTTCAACACGCACGACGCGCAACGCTGGGAAAGCCTCACCAAACACCCGCATGGCATCGTCCTCGTGACCGGCCCGACCGGCTCGGGCAAGACCACCACGCTGTACGCCACGCTCAAGCGCTTGGCGACCGAAGAGGTCAATGTGAGCACGGTGGAAGACCCGATCGAAATGATCGAACCGGCCTTCAACCAGACGCAGGTGCAGCCGCATCTGGACCTGGACTTCGCGCAGGGCCTGCGCTCGCTGATGCGGCAGGATCCGGACATCATCATGGTCGGCGAGGTGCGCGATCTGGCGACGGCGGAAATGGCCGTGCAGGCCGCGCTCACCGGCCACCTGGTGTTCACCACGCTGCACACCAACGACGCGCCCTCGGCCATCATGCGCTTGATGGAATTGGGCATACCGCCTTACCTCATCAACGCCACCGTGCTGGGCGTGCTCGCGCAGCGGCTGGTGCGCACGCTGTGCCCGGCCTGCCGCAAGCCGCAGGACCCGGACGAGACGGCCGCCTCGCGCGCGGCCTTGGCCGAGCTGGTCAAACCCTGGCAGGTCAGCGGCGGCTACCGGCCCTACCAGCCGGTGGGTTGCGTGGACTGCCGCATGACCGGGTTTCGGGGCCGCATGGGCCTGTACGAGTTGCTGGTGGTCACCGAAGCCTTCAAGGACAAGGTCAGCCGCGAGCCGCGCCTGGATGCCTTGCGCCTGCAGGCCGTGCAGGACGGCATGCGCCCGCTGCGCCTGGGCGGTGCGGCGCGCGTGGCGGAAGGCCTGACCACCATGGACGAAGTGCTGGCCTGCACGCCGCCCGTGCAGTAGTTCCATGATCAAGAATCTGCAGGATTTTCTGGCGGGCCTGTTGTTCGTGGCCTTGGGCCTGGGCTTCGGCTGGGCCGCTTCGCGCCACGAACTGGGCGCCTCGGCCGACATGGGGCCCGGCTATGTGCCGCTGCTGCTTGGCCTGCTGCTTTGCGTGCTGGGCCTACTCGTGCTGTTCAAGGCCTTGACCTTCGAGGCCCTGGGCAGTGGCCGTGTGCGGCACTGGGGCGTGGGCCCTTTGCTGCGCGTGCTGGGCGGCCTGCTGTGGCTGGCCTTGTGCAGCGGGCCGGCGCAATGGCCCTGGGTCGGGTCCTGGTTCGCGGGCTGGCCCACGCTGGGCGTGGCGCTCGGCGTGAGCGGCCTGGTGTTCGTGGTGGTGTCCGGCGCGCCCGGCGGTTCGAGCGGGCGCGTGTGGTGGTGGGCGTTCGGATTGGCGGCGCTGGTGTGTGCCGTGTGGGTCGGCCCGCTGGCGCTGGACGTGCCGCTGTGGCCCCGGCGCGCGGGCCTGTGAGCGCGGGCCGATGAGCGCTGCACGGCCGTTCCGAAGGCGCTCAGCCCCGCAGTGCGCAGCGCGGAGGGTAGCCGAATGAGCGCTGACTTTTCCTGGTGGAGCTCGCTGGCGCAAGGCCTGGCCGCCGTGTGGGGTTGGCAGGCGCTGGGCCTGACCTTGTTGGGCGTGGTCGTGGGCAGCGTGTTCGGCGTGTTGCCCGGGTTGGGGCCGGTGTGCGCCATTGCCTTGCTGCTGCCCGCCACGCTGGGGTTGCCGGCGCTGCCCGCGATGCTGGTGCTCGCCGGTGTGTACTACGGCGCGCAATACGGCGGCTCCTTGCCGGCCATCGTGCTCGACCGCCCGGGGGAGGCCTCGTCGGTCATGACCGGCCGCGACGGCCATGCGCTGGCGCTGCAGGGGCGCGCGGGCGTGGCCTTGTCGGTGGCCACCGGCAGTTCGTTCCTCGCGGGTTGCGTGGCGGTCGCGGCGGTGGTGGTGCTCGCGCCCTGGGTCGTGTCCCTGGGGCTGCGCTTCGGGGCCGCCGAGCGCTTCATGTTGCTCGCGGTGGGACTGGTGGGGGCGACGGTGCTGGCCTCGGGCTCGTTCATCAAGGCCCTGGCCATGACGGTGCTGGGCTTGCTGCTGGGCCTCATGGGCTGGGACACGCACACGGGCACCGTGCGCTTCGTGCCCGGGGCGCTGGAGCCCTGGCTGGGGCGGCAGGACGGCTTGGCCGAAGGCGTGGGCTTCATCGCCCTGGCCCTGGGTTTCTTCGTCGTGGCGCCCGTGGCCGCCGAGTTGGCCGGCCTGTCCGCCCTGGCACCCTCGGCATCCTCGGCACCTGCCGCGCCCCCTTCGCCGAGCGCGGCCGTGACCGATTGGGACGCGCGGCCGACACGCGAAGAGATCCGGCACACCATGCCCTCCTTGCTGCGCGGCACGGGCCTGGGGGCGGTGCTCGGCCTGGTGCCGGGTGGCGGCGCGCTGCTCGCCTCGCTGGCGGCCTACCGGGTGGAAGCGGTGGTGTCGCGCGACCACCTGCCGCCGCTGGGCCAGGGCAACCTGCGCGGGGTGGCCGCGCCCGAAGCGGCCAACAACGCCGGTGCCCAGACCGCCTACCTGCCCATGCTGGCCCTGGGCTTGCCACCCAACACCGTGATGGCCTTGCTGCTGGGCGCGCTCGGCTTGCACGCGATCGAACCCGGACCGTCGGTGATGGCCACGCAGCCGGTCCTGTTCTGGGGGCTGCTCGTGTCCATGTGGGTGGGCAACCTGCTGTTGCTGCTGTTGAATCTGCCGCTGGCCCGCTGGTGGAAGCCCGGCCTGCTGCGCGTGTTGCAGGTGCCGCGCCGCGCCTTGCTGGTGGCGCTGCTGGTGGCCGCAGGCCTGGGAGCGCTCGCGCTTGGGTCCCATGGCTGGGGGGTCTGGCTGGTCATGGGCCTGGGGTTGCTGGGTTTCGTGCTCCAGCGGCTGGGCGGCGAGGGGGTGGCGCTGCTGCTGGGCTACGTGCTGGCGCCGGCGCTGGAAGAGCAACTGCGCCGCGCCCTGCAACTGTCGCGTGGCGACTGGTTCGTGTTCATCGAACGGCCGGTCTCGGCGCTGTTGCTGATGGCCGCCATCGGCTTGCTGCTGGTCGTGGTGCTGCAGCCGAGGCGGCACGAACCGCGCTGAGCGGACCGGCATGGCGCGGGCGGCGCGCCGCTCCTCGCCCATGGATGCACCAAAAGCGGGTGGCCTCTGTACCAAAAACAGTACGGCGCACGGGATTGGACGTCCCGTTCCCTCAATCTCGCGGGTGGACGTGGGTTTAAACAGGCCTGGATGTTGCTTTGGATGAAGAGATGGACCGGAATCGGTTTTTGAAATTGATTTGTTTCAAAATTGGTTTTGGGGCCATAATTTGTCTGGTTGGCATTCGACCAGCCTTCACCAACCCACTGGGGATACGCACCATGTCGCTCGGAAAACTCACACTCCCGCTTTCTCGGCTCCGCCGAACCACGCTGATGGCGCCGTTGTGCGGCCTGCTGCTCGGCGCTGCCTTTCAGGCCCAGGCCGCCACGACCGACAGCTACCCCGAGCGCCCGGTCACGATCGTTGTCTCCTTCTCGCCAGGCGGCGGGGTCGATGGCGTGGCGCGCATCCTGGGCACGGCGCTGGCGAAGTCCTTCAAGCACGGCGTGGTGATCGAGAACAAGCCCGGTGGTGGTGGCGTGATCGGCGCGCAGGCCGTGGTGCGCGCGCCCGCGGATGGCCACACCTTTCTGTTGGCCGATCCCGCCTTCGCCGTCACGCCAAGCCTGATGGCCAAAGCGCCGTACGACATCGACAAGGACTTCAAGGCCGTCTCCACCATCACCACATCGCCGCTGGTGCTCAGCGTGCCCGTGGCCTCGCCTTTCAAGACGGTGGTGGAGCTGCAGGAGGCCGGGCGCAAGGGCGGCAAGGACTACACCTACTCGTCGGCCGGCATCGGCACCTCGCCGCACATGTCGGGCGAGCTGTTCCGCCTGCGCGGCAAGGGCAACTTCGTGCACGTGCCCTACCGGGGCAGCGGCCCGGCCATGGCCGACCTCGTGGCGGGCAACATCGACTTCTCCTTCTCGACCATGGCGGCGTCCCTGCCTTTCATCCGCGATGGCCGCCTGCGCGCCCTGGCCACGACCGGCTCCGAGCCCGTGGCCGAGCTGAAGGACGCGGTGCCCCTGGCCGCGTCCCTGCCGGGCTTCGACGTGCGTTTCTGGACCACGCTGATGGCGCGCTCCTCGACGCCGCCGGAACTGGTGAAGAAGGTGAACGATGCGGTGCGCGTGGCGCTCGAATCGGACGAGGTGCGCCGCGCCCTGCGCAACATCGGCGAGACCGCGACCTACATGTCTCCCGAGAAAAGCGGGGACTTCGTGCTCGGCGAATACAAGCGCTGGGGCGAGGTGGTGAAGGACGCCAAGATCTCGTTGAACTGATCGCCGTGGTGGCACACCCGGCCCGCTTGGCCGGATGTTCTCTCCAGCCGGTACAGGGCGAGCGCCTCTGCGTGGCGATCGCCCTGTCTTTATGGGGTGGCCGACGGATCGGCCATGATGCCCGCGGGCAACTGGGCGCAGTGCGTATAGATGTCCCCCGGTCGCGCGAACCAGACCTGGTCGCGCAGCGGGTGGTTGACGATGTGCTGCAGCGCGCGGCGCAACGCGCGCAAGCGGTAGGGTTGCCCGACGATCATGCCGTGCAGGGCCAGGCTGAACACCAGCGGCTGTTTCTCGCTTTGCTGCAGCATCTCTTCGAACTGGTCGATGATGGCCTGGCTGAAATCGTCCGGGCTCTGCTGGCGCACGAGCATCTGGGGCGAGTCGTTCAGTTCGAACGGGTAGGGCACCGACATGATGCGTCCGCCCCGCGTCTTCATCCACAGCGGCTGGTCGTCGGCGGGCCAGTCCATCACGAACTTGAAGCCGGCTTCGTCCAGCAGGTCGAGCGTGGTCTTGTTGACCGACATCCAGGGCGGCATCCAGCCCATGGGCGCGCGGCCCCAATGCTTCACGATCTCGTCGCGCACTTCCGCGATGAAGCGCGCTTCGTCGGCTTCCCACATCCCGCTGTGCCGTTCG
The sequence above is a segment of the Hydrogenophaga sp. BPS33 genome. Coding sequences within it:
- a CDS encoding oxidoreductase-like domain-containing protein, whose product is MQHDPLSVPLVDLPTAQALVFHLRSRARQQGIDLDTALRAPPPEPTTCCERGCNGCVWEGYYAALQFWREDALQRIS
- a CDS encoding 3-oxoacyl-ACP synthase III family protein, coding for MSQSNIGGFRISGISTCLPPAVVDNLDPTLGFPPEDVRKVVAMAGVRERRVVAPSVTSADLCHRAASRLMERLGWAPETVSALIFVTQTPDHFLPSTACLLQQRLGLPDTCAAFDVGLGCSGYPYGLYIAATMLRGGGHQRVLMLHGETPSRFVSPEDQATVLLFSDAGSATALELDDSPGAGGQFVLHTDGSGAEGLILRGGGFRDREPANPRHRFLEMDGAAIFNFTIKRVPPLIAETLAFAGKTVADVDAFVFHQSNRFIMKHLMKKSGLPEDRVPLSIEDSGNCGGPSVAVAMTRRLSPPATGQRQHWMLLGYGVGLSWASALIQVDGHTVLMHDDGEGLALQ
- the thiC gene encoding phosphomethylpyrimidine synthase ThiC — encoded protein: MNAPEKIPFALSREPFPASRKIHVPGQQPGVSVPMREIALTNGERVVVYDTSGPYSDPSAPIDVTRGLPDVRGAWIAARGDTETYEGRARQALDDGIKNEAQQNNTTIERIEALRTQAAGLQRTPQRARSGMNVTQMHYARRGIVTPEMEYVAVRENGQREWMAQYLADAGREQRLRGNPMGARIPALITPEFVRDEVARGRAIIPANINHPEVEPMAIGRNFLVKVNANIGNSAVTSSIEEEVDKLVWAIRWGADNVMDLSTGRNIHTTRDWIVRNSPVPIGTVPIYQALEKVGGVAEDLSWSVYRDTLIEQAEQGVDYFTIHAGVRLPFIHLTANRRTGIVSRGGSIMAKWCIAHHQESFLYTHFEEICEIMKAYDVSFSLGDGLRPGSASDANDEAQFAELKTLGELTQTAWQHDVQTMIEGPGHVPMHLIQANMDEQLKHCHEAPFYTLGPLTIDIAPGYDHIASAIGAAMIGWMGTAMLCYVTPKEHLGLPDRDDVKQGLIAYKIAAHAADIAKGHPGARARDDAMSQARFEFRWHDQFNLGLDPETARDFHDETLPKDSSKEAHFCSMCGPKFCSMKITQDVREYAERGMAEKSAAFKAAGGAFYVPKPVIAIKA
- a CDS encoding GspE/PulE family protein codes for the protein MTTLPKPSAQKNFDGPLDWRTLVGWLREDGVIGPEEAERTIARCASAHSSQHPLQRLAVVGMARASDRHVLDVEALAQWLAQRSGLAYMRIDPLKVDVGKVADVMSAAYAERHKVLPVMVSPTEVVVATAEPFIRDWVPEVERQTKRAVRLVLASPQSIKSFTGEFFALAKSVRAASKSGGQGGFGSFEQLVELGKANKQLDANDQGVVQVVDWLWQYAFDQRASDIHLEPRREQGVIRFRIDGVLHPVYQMPMGVMNAMTARIKLLGRMDVVERRRPQDGRIKTLRPGVGGARGDEVEMRLSTLPTAFGEKLVMRIFDPESTVKDLSALGFNTHDAQRWESLTKHPHGIVLVTGPTGSGKTTTLYATLKRLATEEVNVSTVEDPIEMIEPAFNQTQVQPHLDLDFAQGLRSLMRQDPDIIMVGEVRDLATAEMAVQAALTGHLVFTTLHTNDAPSAIMRLMELGIPPYLINATVLGVLAQRLVRTLCPACRKPQDPDETAASRAALAELVKPWQVSGGYRPYQPVGCVDCRMTGFRGRMGLYELLVVTEAFKDKVSREPRLDALRLQAVQDGMRPLRLGGAARVAEGLTTMDEVLACTPPVQ
- a CDS encoding acyl carrier protein — its product is MSEKTQTPISESDALGMLAECFNMPVDALHADLERDAIDDWDSMGALMLMAELDERFGLELTAEVSREMTRIGDVLAFLRVHGVLFESS
- a CDS encoding mechanosensitive ion channel family protein; its protein translation is MNTEVIWGFLVTQGADFGLKLLGAIAAWVVGRWLIGIAVGLIGKAMEKGRKLDQTLIQYLKSILSVLLTIVLILAILDIFGVRTTSFAALLAGAGLAIGVAWSGMLANFAAGIFLQVLRPYKVGDFICAGGTTGTVKELGLFATTILTPDNVTTIVGNNKVFADNIQNFSQEPYRRVDCVAKVANGVDVNDAMARLRTAVAAIPNVVTSPPPDVEILQFTPEGPLLCVRPYTHTDHYWQVYFDTHKAVVSTFGAAGYPVPETPVLHRTVAV
- a CDS encoding spermidine synthase yields the protein MKMGANAAARQRRTVQTLPEVTISEDSEVRFLHLGTEWIQGSMLLDQPFEIELDYVRRMMAWLLFVEPDSVPKRRALQLGLGSAALTKFCFKKLRMDTTAIEINPQVLAVCRQWFKLPADGPRLRVLLADAGEEIRRAPHIGAYDALQVDLYDHEAAAPVLDSPDFYADCRHALTDDGCMTVNLFGRDASYERSLQSICAAFGADAVWAFKPTREGNTIVLAQRTAERPTRMALLARAEAVNARWGLPAEKWLRLFKPVS